The following coding sequences are from one Xiphophorus couchianus chromosome 7, X_couchianus-1.0, whole genome shotgun sequence window:
- the ptprna gene encoding protein tyrosine phosphatase receptor type Na produces the protein MQHLKPWRALLLLAVLYQPAVSEKYGCLFERKLCTRDQFCSDDGLFGQCQSSKHDQIQYQVTVPVLKRMQEVLKQLMLQGLSWQDDITQYILSKELKRVPHTTALSKPISSSPSSHSSHSKQHVSHHPNSKSGSTSSGGKYVDYMYVEPPQTPLRMQTAPLDPYAYHQHRYQDEVERSLLNARGGYARPSSRSQGSQREQERDRQLLQEVLSLYLASAQPSYRHRGSAPIAPAGLPYYEDLEIPVDYVEDYTLEERLGTAGRQPNIQNKKAPQESAPLVANNDGLLQRMSGVLQKYNIDPRELSQEQLYKLALILQLLQGQDKTEPNEKDLITLKEMQLLQKESMSKPDKAAPVPGPLDAPAAPSATVPDKALPKSASIPTSTSKPPQAAPVEVEKSFKEPLVEGMEGKEEYGYIVTNQSPLSLYDGVKLLQLLAEKIHLTTSSFINISVVGQALTFRIRQNEHNMTAAEVAAKAESEKNFLESETGLKIVQTGVGERTNARGLPQVIRVPPGSSGTVITLVSMAVVGGVLVLAMGIACFRHYGHQVANGKLGLGPEGGAETHFDYQELCRQHMASKSSLCRQDCVGGVSSGMAGPATGPGAGGRRGTDTSRVSSVSSQFSDGPQHSPSSTHSSTPSWSEEPAQSNMDISTGHMILAYMEDHLRNKDRLQKEWEALCSYQAEPCSVSVAQETSNMDRNRHTEALPYDHSRVKLKQEVNINKQDYINASFIFDHDPRQPAYIATQGPLPHTVADFWQMVWENGCTVIVMMTALVEDGEKQCERYWPDEGSSLYHIYEVNLVSEHIWCKDFLVRSFYLKNVQTQETRTLTQFHLLSWPGDGIPTSTRPLLDFRRKVNKCYRGRSCPIIVHCSDGTSRAGTYVLIDMVLNRMAKGVKEIDIAATLEHIRDQRPGLVRTKDQFEFALTAVAEEVNAILKALPQ, from the exons ATGCAACATCTGAAACCATGGCGAGCTCTGCTCCTTCTGGCGGTGCTCTACCAACCAGCTGTCTCTGAGAAATACG GTTGCCTGTTTGAGAGAAAACTGTGCACAAGGGATCAATTCTGCTCTGATG ATGGGTTGTTTGGTCAGTGTCAGAGCTCCAAGCATGACCAGATCCAGTACCAGGTGACAGTTCCTGTTCTGAAGAGGATGCAGGAAGTCCTCAAACAGCTCATGCTGCAAG GTCTGTCATGGCAAGATGACATAACCCAGTACATTTTATCAAAAGAACTGAAGAGAGTTCCCCATACCACCGCTCTCTCAAAGCCAATCTCCTCTTCACCGTCTTCTCATTCATCTCA CTCAAAACAGCATGTCTCCCACCACCCCAACTCTAAATCAGGGTCCACATCTTCTGGTGGTAAATATGTGGACTACATGTATGTTGAGCCTCCTCAGACCCCACTGCGTATGCAAACAGCACCCTTGGACCCATACGCCTATCACCAG CACAGATACCAAGATGAAGTGGAAAGATCTCTTCTGAATGCAAGAGGCGGATATGCTCGCCCCTCTTCAAGGTCTCAGGGCAGCCAGAGGGAACAAGAGCGGGACCGGCAGCTACTGCAGGAAGTTCTGTCTCTATACCTGGCGTCTGCGCAGCCGTCTTATCGGCATAGAGGGTCTGCTCCCATAGCTCCTGCAG GTTTGCCTTATTATGAAGATTTAGAGATACCAGTGGACTATGTGGAAGACTACACTCTAGAGGAGAGGCTTGGTACTGCAGGAAGACAACCAAACATTCAGAATAAAAAAGCTCCACAGGAGTCTGCTCCCCTGGTTGCAAATAATG ATGGCTTGCTCCAGAGGATGTCAGGTGTCTTGCAGAAGTACAACATTGATCCCAGGGAACTCAGTCAGGAGCAACTCTACAAGCTGGCTCTCATACTGCAGCTGCTGCAAGGGCAGGACAAGACAG AACCAAATGAGAAAGATCTCATCACTCTTAAAGAG ATGCAGTTGTTACAAAAAGAAAGTATGTCCAAACCAGATAAGGCTGCTCCTGTTCCTGGTCCACTTGATGCTCCTGCTGCTCCCTCTGCTACAGTCCCTGATAAAGCTCTACCTAAGAGTGCCAGCATCCCTACATCTACCTCCAAGCCTCCACAGGCTGCTCCTGTTGAAGTTGAGAAAAGCTTTAAAGAGCCTTTAGTAGAAGGTATGGAAGGTAAAGAGGAGTATGGGTACATCGTCACCAACCAAAG tccCCTGAGTCTGTATGATGGAGTGAAGCTTTTGCAACTTCTGGCTGAAAAAATACACCTGACAACCAGCAGCTTCATCAACATTAG TGTGGTGGGTCAGGCGTTGACTTTCCGCATCCGCCAGAATGAACACAACATGACGGCTGCAGAGGTGGCTGCCAAAGCCG AATCTGAGAAGAACTTTCTGGAGTCTGAGACTGGCCTGAAAATCGTCCAGACTGGTGTAGGAGAG agaacAAATGCACGAGGTCTCCCTCAGGTAATTAGGGTCCCTCCAGGATCCAGTGGTACAGTCATCACCCTCGTTTCCATGGCAGTGGTCGGAGGTGTGCTCGTACTGGCAATGGGCATAGCTTGTTTCAGGCACTATGGTCATCAAGTAGCCAATGGTAAACTTGGCTTGGGGCCAGAAGGAGGAGCAGAAACACACTTTGACTACCAG GAGCTCTGTCGACAGCACATGGCCTCCAAATCTTCCCTCTGCCGTCAAGATTGTGTTGGAGGGGTGAGCAGTGGCATGGCGGGGCCTGCAACAGGACCCGGAGCCGGCGGACGGAGAGGCACAGACACGTCCCGTGTCAGCAGCGTGTCATCCCAGTTCAGCGACGGGCCGCAGCACAGCCCGTCCTCCACTCACAGCTCTACCCCGTCCTGGAGCGAAGAGCCAGCTCAGTCTAATATGGACATCTCCACGGGTCACATGATACTG GCATACATGGAGGATCACCTGCGTAACAAGGACAGGCTGCAGAAGGAGTGGGAGGCTCTGTGCTCCTATCAGGCTGAGCCCTGCTCTGTGTCTGTGGCCCAGGAGACTTCCAACATGGACCGAAATCGTCACACTGAAGCCCTCCCCT atgaTCACTCTCGTGTGAAGTTGAAGCAAGAAGTTAACATCAATAAACAGGATTACATCAACGCCAGTTTTATT TTTGATCATGACCCTCGCCAACCAGCCTATATTGCCACACAGGGACCTTTGCCCCACACTGTTGCTGATTTCTGGCAG ATGGTTTGGGAGAACGGCTGCACAGTGATTGTGATGATGACTGCTCTGGTGGAAGATGGGGAGAAGCAGTGCGAACGATATTGGCCTGATGAAGGTTCTTCTCTCTACCACATCTATGAG GTGAATCTGGTTTCAGAGCATATCTGGTGTAAGGACTTCCTGGTGCGCAGCTTTTACTTGAAGAATGTTCAGACGCAGGAGACAAGAACATTGACGCAGTTTCACTTGCTGAGCTGGCCAGGTGACGGCATTCCCACCTCTACAAGACCGCTGCTCGACTTTCGCAG AAAGGTGAATAAATGCTACCGAGGTCGATCCTGCCCCATAATTGTTCACTGCAG CGATGGGACTAGTAGAGCTGGCACATATGTCCTCATCGACATGGTACTAAATCGCATGGCTAAGG GAGTGAAAGAGATTGACATCGCAGCCACACTGGAGCACATCAGAGACCAGAGGCCTGGACTGGTTCGCACCAAG GACCAGTTTGAGTTTGCATTGACAGCAGTTGCTGAGGAGGTGAACGCCATTTTGAAAGCCCTGCCGCAGTGA